A window of the Butyricimonas virosa genome harbors these coding sequences:
- a CDS encoding cation:proton antiporter, whose amino-acid sequence MSDIPVLISDLAIILFSAGLITILFKWLKQPVVLGYIVAGIIAGPYTFGGPMITDAENIHIWADIGVIFLLFALGLDFSFKKLMNIGGTAMISALTIVGAMMMLGYITGLSLGWGHMNSLFLGGMLSMSSTTIIFKAFDDMGLRNQRFAGVVFGILVVEDLFAVVLMVLLSTLAVSKHFEGMEMVDSILKLIAFLVFWSITGIFLIPTFLKKTKQWLNGETLLVVSLGLCLGMVLLAVKAGFSSALGAFVMGSILAETIEAENIEHLIKPVKDLFGAIFFVSVGMMIDPTMLVEYWFPILLITVVVMAGQITFAASGILLSGQSLRIAIQSGFSLAQIGEFAFIIASLGMTLHVTDKFLYPIVVTVSVITTFFTPYMIRLAEPTYQFVTKHLPTPWIHFLDRYSTGTNTIRHKSTWHQLLKALCRIVITYTILSVFTIALFLQYLTPQIRKELPGIQGSLVSAVAILLLISPFLRAIMMKKNHSEEFQQLWSDSKYNRGPLVSLIVLRVALCIGIVMFVISSLVNVAAGLLLVIATAVILFFIYSKRLKKYSIQLERRFLRNFTARQQEQERKSPIKQRFVKHLLDRDLHLADFEVSQSSPSVGKTLKELNFRQTCGVSVVTIIRGEERINIPGGEERLYPFDHIIVAATDKEINVFREFVENRVEKRKHELEQQRPPEVSLEQFTIEANTPLVGRTIQKSGIRDKAACLVIGIERNGTSIMNPTPDTTFEAGDVVWIVGEKDKLLHLAAGETI is encoded by the coding sequence ATGTCAGACATTCCTGTCCTAATATCCGATTTGGCGATTATCTTATTTTCCGCCGGATTGATAACCATTCTCTTTAAATGGCTAAAACAACCTGTCGTGCTGGGCTATATCGTGGCAGGTATTATCGCAGGCCCCTACACATTTGGCGGCCCCATGATCACGGATGCCGAGAATATTCATATCTGGGCTGACATCGGGGTCATTTTCCTCCTGTTTGCCTTGGGACTTGATTTTAGTTTCAAGAAACTCATGAACATCGGGGGAACCGCTATGATCAGCGCCCTTACCATCGTGGGTGCCATGATGATGCTGGGCTACATTACCGGGCTGTCACTCGGATGGGGGCACATGAATAGCCTTTTCCTTGGAGGAATGCTCTCGATGTCATCCACAACCATCATTTTCAAGGCGTTTGACGACATGGGTCTCCGCAATCAGCGTTTCGCAGGAGTCGTCTTCGGAATTCTTGTCGTGGAAGACCTCTTCGCCGTAGTCCTCATGGTATTACTTTCCACGTTAGCCGTCAGCAAACACTTTGAAGGTATGGAAATGGTCGATAGCATCCTTAAACTTATCGCCTTCCTCGTTTTCTGGTCTATTACCGGGATATTCCTAATTCCAACCTTTCTGAAAAAAACGAAACAATGGCTCAACGGGGAAACTTTATTAGTCGTATCACTCGGACTCTGTCTCGGCATGGTTCTACTTGCCGTGAAAGCCGGATTCTCCTCCGCTTTGGGAGCTTTCGTCATGGGATCCATCCTGGCGGAAACCATCGAGGCCGAGAACATCGAACACCTCATTAAACCCGTGAAAGATCTCTTCGGGGCCATCTTTTTCGTATCGGTCGGGATGATGATCGATCCCACCATGCTCGTCGAGTACTGGTTCCCGATATTACTAATCACCGTGGTCGTTATGGCCGGACAAATCACGTTTGCCGCTTCCGGTATTCTCCTGTCCGGACAAAGCCTCCGAATTGCCATCCAATCGGGATTCTCGTTAGCACAGATCGGTGAATTTGCTTTTATTATCGCAAGTCTAGGTATGACCCTGCACGTGACGGACAAATTTCTCTACCCCATAGTGGTTACCGTCTCTGTCATCACCACCTTTTTCACGCCTTACATGATCCGTCTGGCAGAGCCCACCTACCAGTTCGTGACCAAACACCTGCCCACGCCCTGGATTCATTTCCTTGACAGGTATAGCACGGGGACGAACACCATCCGCCATAAAAGTACGTGGCACCAGCTGCTGAAAGCATTATGCCGCATAGTGATCACCTACACCATTCTGTCTGTCTTCACCATAGCTCTTTTCCTGCAATATCTGACCCCACAAATCCGTAAGGAACTCCCCGGTATACAGGGTAGCCTTGTCAGCGCCGTTGCCATCCTGCTACTCATTTCCCCCTTCCTACGGGCTATCATGATGAAAAAGAACCATTCGGAAGAATTCCAACAATTATGGAGTGATAGTAAATACAACCGGGGACCACTCGTATCCCTCATCGTTCTACGGGTAGCACTCTGCATCGGGATTGTGATGTTCGTCATATCCAGCCTCGTGAACGTCGCTGCCGGCCTCCTGCTCGTGATCGCCACCGCAGTCATTCTGTTCTTCATCTATTCCAAACGGTTAAAAAAATACTCCATACAACTGGAACGCCGTTTTCTGCGCAACTTCACGGCCCGACAACAGGAACAAGAACGCAAGTCTCCCATCAAGCAACGTTTTGTCAAACATTTACTTGACCGGGATCTCCACCTCGCCGACTTTGAAGTATCGCAATCCTCTCCCAGCGTCGGCAAAACGCTAAAGGAATTGAATTTCCGCCAGACCTGTGGGGTCAGCGTGGTAACAATCATCCGGGGAGAAGAACGAATAAACATCCCTGGTGGGGAAGAACGCCTGTATCCTTTCGATCACATCATCGTGGCCGCCACGGACAAAGAAATCAACGTCTTCCGTGAGTTTGTCGAAAACCGCGTAGAAAAACGGAAACATGAACTTGAACAACAGCGTCCCCCGGAAGTCAGCTTGGAACAATTCACCATTGAGGCTAACACGCCACTCGTGGGACGCACCATCCAGAAATCCGGCATCCGTGATAAAGCAGCCTGTCTCGTCATCGGCATCGAACGCAACGGCACCTCCATCATGAACCCTACCCCGGACACCACCTTCGAGGCCGGCGACGTAGTTTGGATCGTCGGTGAAAAAGACAAATTGCTCCATCTCGCTGCGGGAGAAACAATTTAA
- a CDS encoding 4Fe-4S binding protein — protein sequence MRKKINIQKGAVLGAILTTIVAGMLLSVVQVVVKPPLLLGERLLPGGGWIQIVLAALFGGWLYLQMFDRKRRGMWRRRIWLLFSIVFFSQLFLGIFVDSMFLMSGKLHFPIPGLIPAGVFYRGEVSFMPFLFLVTILLSGGAWCSQLCYFGAWDSLAAGKNGKREALSSKMRTRMRWTVLFVFIGVASALRGFGIPVIYSTGIAAFAGIVGIMIIGFMSKRRHVAMHCSSYCPAGTLVMYLKQVSPWRLRLNDRCRHCMACTRVCRYGALSKVDVLKGRPAINCTLCGDCLAGCGHDALEYHLGGISPVLAERLWLGTTLVLFTCFLSIARV from the coding sequence ATGAGAAAAAAAATCAACATTCAAAAAGGGGCCGTGTTGGGGGCGATACTCACAACGATTGTTGCGGGAATGTTGCTTTCCGTGGTACAGGTTGTCGTGAAACCACCGTTGCTGTTGGGGGAGAGATTGTTGCCGGGCGGAGGATGGATTCAAATTGTGCTGGCTGCTCTTTTCGGTGGATGGCTATATTTGCAGATGTTCGACCGGAAACGACGGGGAATGTGGCGGAGACGTATTTGGCTGCTCTTCTCGATCGTGTTCTTTAGCCAGTTATTCTTGGGGATTTTCGTGGATAGTATGTTTCTGATGTCAGGAAAACTCCATTTCCCCATACCCGGACTGATCCCGGCGGGGGTATTTTACCGGGGAGAGGTATCATTCATGCCGTTTTTGTTTCTCGTAACGATTCTATTGTCCGGAGGTGCGTGGTGCAGCCAGCTCTGTTATTTCGGGGCGTGGGATAGTCTGGCTGCGGGAAAGAATGGAAAACGGGAGGCTCTTTCTTCTAAAATGAGGACCCGAATGCGTTGGACGGTATTGTTTGTATTTATAGGTGTCGCTTCTGCGTTGAGAGGTTTCGGGATTCCGGTGATTTATTCCACGGGGATTGCGGCTTTTGCCGGGATCGTGGGAATCATGATAATTGGGTTCATGTCTAAAAGGCGTCATGTTGCCATGCATTGCTCTTCCTATTGTCCGGCGGGGACTTTGGTTATGTATTTGAAACAAGTGTCTCCGTGGCGATTGCGTCTGAACGATCGTTGCCGACATTGCATGGCTTGTACGCGGGTGTGTCGGTACGGGGCTCTGTCGAAAGTAGACGTGCTGAAAGGGCGTCCGGCAATCAACTGTACTTTGTGTGGAGATTGTCTTGCGGGGTGCGGTCATGATGCCTTGGAGTATCATTTGGGTGGAATCTCTCCTGTATTGGCAGAACGCCTTTGGTTAGGGACTACACTAGTACTTTTCACGTGTTTTCTTTCTATTGCTCGGGTTTAA
- a CDS encoding DUF47 domain-containing protein, whose product MKIDRFLQLFVVKEKKFYPLYIEQAANIEAAAKLLVELLQEQDPEKQKALYKDIKEYEHSGDMITAKLYEELNKTFVTPFDREDINLLSGRMDTFLDFIHDAAKRMLMYRPKSVNQLLIAMGQCIVEDARILKDIMNGLEYIQKKPQEINEKCVRIKKIEHDVDDLYEQFMSDVFANEKDAIELVKLKNIGQVLEDATDRAKDVGDIVRGIIIKFA is encoded by the coding sequence ATGAAAATAGACCGATTTCTTCAATTATTTGTGGTAAAGGAAAAAAAGTTTTACCCTTTGTATATCGAGCAAGCCGCTAATATCGAGGCTGCAGCCAAGCTTTTGGTGGAGTTATTACAAGAGCAAGACCCTGAAAAACAGAAAGCGCTGTACAAGGACATCAAGGAGTACGAACATAGTGGAGATATGATCACGGCTAAGTTGTACGAGGAATTGAACAAGACGTTTGTTACACCCTTCGATCGTGAGGATATTAATCTGTTGAGTGGCCGTATGGACACGTTTCTTGATTTTATTCATGATGCTGCAAAACGAATGTTGATGTATCGTCCGAAGAGTGTGAACCAGTTGTTGATTGCGATGGGGCAATGTATCGTGGAAGATGCTCGTATCTTGAAGGATATTATGAATGGGCTGGAGTATATTCAGAAGAAACCTCAAGAGATTAACGAGAAATGTGTTCGTATCAAAAAGATCGAACATGACGTGGATGATTTGTATGAACAATTTATGAGTGATGTTTTTGCGAACGAGAAAGACGCTATCGAACTCGTGAAACTGAAGAATATTGGTCAGGTGTTGGAAGATGCTACCGACCGGGCAAAGGACGTGGGTGATATTGTGAGAGGTATTATTATTAAATTTGCCTGA
- a CDS encoding inorganic phosphate transporter, with protein sequence MLTIVLLAIVIALLFDFLNGMNDAANSIATIVATRVFSPTMAVCWAAFWNFAAIFIFGVSVAHTMGEGIVDPSRINEYLILAALIGSVIWVWLCTHFGMPISVSHALIGGLIGPVWFTFGGDALVASGIFKIAIFIVLSPLIGMILGFFMMCLTMLVFHKKHPMKVEGLFKGLQLFSSAIFSLGHGANDAQKTMGIIAILLYSVAGSNTFVSDYLYENTGEFHVPAWLIVTCYSVIALGTIIGGKKVIKTLGDGLARLKPVQGFCAETSGALTLMGTAVLGIPVSTTHTITGSIIGVGITKGVASVRWATATNIVAAWILTIPATIVMSGLVYWVMGLFLTLPE encoded by the coding sequence ATGTTAACAATTGTTCTTTTAGCTATTGTGATCGCTCTTCTTTTCGACTTTTTGAACGGAATGAATGATGCGGCCAATTCGATCGCTACGATCGTGGCGACACGTGTATTTTCTCCTACGATGGCTGTTTGCTGGGCAGCATTCTGGAACTTTGCCGCTATCTTTATTTTTGGGGTGAGCGTGGCTCACACGATGGGCGAAGGAATCGTGGATCCCTCGAGGATCAATGAATATCTTATTCTGGCAGCTTTAATCGGTTCGGTGATCTGGGTTTGGTTGTGTACTCATTTTGGTATGCCGATCAGTGTGTCCCACGCTTTGATCGGGGGATTGATCGGTCCGGTATGGTTCACGTTCGGGGGTGACGCTCTGGTTGCTTCCGGGATATTCAAAATTGCCATCTTTATCGTGCTGTCCCCTTTGATCGGTATGATATTGGGATTCTTCATGATGTGTCTCACAATGCTTGTGTTTCATAAAAAACACCCGATGAAAGTGGAAGGGCTGTTTAAGGGATTGCAGTTGTTTTCTTCCGCTATATTCAGTTTGGGACATGGTGCAAACGATGCGCAGAAAACGATGGGTATCATTGCTATCCTGCTATATAGTGTTGCTGGAAGTAATACTTTCGTGAGTGATTACTTGTACGAGAATACAGGGGAGTTTCATGTTCCCGCTTGGTTGATTGTTACTTGTTACTCGGTGATCGCTTTAGGTACGATTATCGGGGGTAAGAAGGTGATCAAGACTTTGGGGGACGGGTTGGCCCGATTGAAACCCGTGCAGGGATTCTGTGCCGAGACTTCCGGAGCTTTGACATTGATGGGAACAGCCGTACTGGGGATTCCCGTGAGTACGACTCACACGATTACCGGCTCTATTATCGGGGTTGGAATCACGAAAGGGGTTGCTTCTGTTCGGTGGGCTACGGCCACGAATATCGTGGCTGCTTGGATTCTTACGATTCCGGCAACCATCGTGATGTCCGGTCTTGTTTACTGGGTGATGGGGTTGTTCCTGACCTTGCCGGAGTAA
- a CDS encoding GlsB/YeaQ/YmgE family stress response membrane protein → MMFIWYILIGILAGYLAGKIVRGGGMGLLVNLIVGIIGGVLGGWLFGIMGIWTTGVIGSLITATVGAIVLLAIVSLFSKRNS, encoded by the coding sequence ATGATGTTTATATGGTATATTTTGATTGGTATTCTTGCCGGGTATCTGGCAGGAAAAATTGTCCGGGGAGGTGGAATGGGTTTGTTGGTGAACCTGATTGTGGGAATCATTGGTGGCGTGTTGGGAGGCTGGCTTTTCGGTATCATGGGAATATGGACAACGGGTGTTATCGGGAGTTTGATCACGGCGACCGTGGGGGCGATTGTTTTGCTGGCGATTGTTTCGTTGTTCAGTAAAAGAAATTCGTAG